In one window of Fodinibius salicampi DNA:
- the murC gene encoding UDP-N-acetylmuramate--L-alanine ligase, translating to MFGRTRHIHMVGIGGIGMSGMAEILLQKDYIVSGSDAKMGETIERLQDLGANISIGHNEQNIEGADVVVYTSAVQAGENIETRAALEKGIPVIKRAEMLAELMRMKYGVGVAGTHGKTTTTTMIGHVIQDGNFDPTIIVGGKVHSFSETNAVVGKGDIIIVEADEFDRTFLRLHPSLAIITNIEAEHLDIYDNLEDVKEAFVEFANKVPFYGAVALCLDDPNVRSIIPDIDRRTITYGLTPQAKIRAINIDVDHFNSTFTVINEGEELGRIELRAPGEHNVKNALAAVAVGLELDIDFKNIKSGLERFEGVFRRFQLKADKDGVMVIDDYAHHPTEVQATLDAARKGWEKRRLVAVFQPHLYSRTQELYEEFGLSFFDAEVCVITDVYPSREEPIEGVTGKLIADAAREYGHRQVYYLEDKEELPNQLKEIVQPGDVVITMGAGDIYKYGEAFIKDLENGISKLNQNN from the coding sequence ATATTTGGACGCACCCGCCATATTCACATGGTTGGTATCGGTGGAATAGGTATGAGCGGTATGGCCGAGATTCTCCTTCAGAAAGACTATATCGTCTCTGGATCGGATGCTAAAATGGGTGAGACTATTGAACGACTTCAAGATCTTGGAGCAAATATTTCAATTGGCCATAATGAGCAGAATATTGAAGGAGCTGATGTAGTCGTATATACCAGCGCTGTCCAAGCCGGTGAAAATATTGAGACCCGTGCTGCCCTGGAAAAAGGTATCCCTGTTATCAAGCGGGCTGAAATGCTGGCAGAACTGATGCGTATGAAATATGGCGTCGGTGTAGCCGGCACTCATGGTAAAACGACAACCACCACCATGATCGGCCACGTTATTCAGGACGGTAACTTTGATCCGACCATCATTGTGGGCGGTAAAGTCCATAGCTTTTCTGAAACCAATGCGGTAGTAGGTAAAGGCGATATTATCATAGTAGAAGCGGATGAATTTGACCGCACCTTCTTGCGCCTCCACCCTTCACTGGCCATAATTACCAATATTGAAGCCGAACATCTGGATATATATGACAATCTCGAAGATGTAAAAGAAGCTTTCGTAGAATTTGCAAACAAAGTGCCCTTTTACGGAGCCGTCGCACTCTGCCTCGATGATCCTAATGTCCGAAGTATTATTCCGGACATCGACCGCCGCACCATTACCTACGGTTTAACGCCTCAGGCAAAGATTCGAGCTATAAATATTGACGTAGATCATTTTAACAGCACCTTTACCGTCATCAATGAAGGAGAGGAACTTGGCCGAATAGAGCTTCGGGCCCCGGGTGAACATAATGTAAAAAATGCCCTCGCAGCTGTTGCCGTTGGACTGGAACTTGATATAGATTTTAAAAATATAAAGAGCGGACTGGAACGTTTTGAAGGTGTATTCCGCCGATTTCAGTTAAAAGCAGACAAAGACGGGGTTATGGTCATAGACGACTATGCTCACCATCCTACTGAGGTACAGGCCACTCTGGATGCCGCCCGCAAGGGATGGGAAAAGCGTCGCCTTGTTGCTGTATTTCAACCTCACCTGTACTCTCGCACACAGGAATTATATGAAGAGTTCGGACTCTCGTTCTTTGACGCGGAGGTGTGTGTTATCACCGATGTTTACCCTTCCCGGGAAGAACCTATTGAAGGTGTTACGGGCAAACTTATTGCAGATGCAGCTAGAGAATATGGTCACCGCCAGGTTTATTACCTGGAAGATAAGGAAGAGCTGCCGAACCAACTGAAAGAGATCGTACAGCCCGGTGATGTGGTAATAACAATGGGAGCCGGAGATATCTATAAATATGGAGAAGCTTTTATAAAGGATTTAGAAAATGGAATTTCAAAATTGAATCAAAACAACTAA
- a CDS encoding UDP-N-acetylmuramoyl-L-alanyl-D-glutamate--2,6-diaminopimelate ligase encodes MNFNELISLCNPTNVSGPEPNDIGVLQHDSRKVSPDDVFIAIRGIQADGHEYVKEAVARGASVVIIQEPVSTEEEVCIIQVADTRGLLGPLAQAFAGNPAQKMKIIGITGTNGKTTVATLTYQILQQLNVTPALLGTTGKWVGGQTMDSNLTTSDPVELAKDMQQAKEAGATHLIMEVSSHALDQQRVNGIDFDIAAFTNLSHDHLDYHQDLNNYAQAKAKLFISLNPQAKAIINGDDEYAIHMIEECQAEIIRFSFNKALEVECQVLSNNTEGLVIRIGKILIESSLMGTFNAYNITEAFLICRSFGFKKEAIAEALGKANGAPGRLERLPRKEKTQPLVLVDYAHTPDALENVLRTLSDIKTEQETLHVVFGCGGNRDHSKRPKMAAIAEKYANKVILTSDNPRDEDPDAIIEEVLSGFKNPENIERITDRRKAIVKAVTNADKDAIILIAGKGHETYQEVKGERHHFDDKEIALDALDNRKSNAKNTGG; translated from the coding sequence TTGAATTTTAACGAACTCATATCGCTTTGTAATCCCACAAACGTCTCCGGTCCGGAGCCGAATGATATTGGTGTGCTTCAGCACGACTCACGGAAAGTAAGCCCGGACGATGTATTTATTGCTATTCGAGGTATCCAGGCGGATGGACATGAGTACGTCAAAGAGGCCGTTGCACGAGGAGCTTCCGTTGTTATCATTCAAGAACCAGTTTCAACTGAAGAAGAAGTTTGCATAATACAGGTCGCAGATACACGAGGCCTTTTAGGTCCCCTTGCTCAGGCTTTTGCCGGCAATCCCGCTCAGAAAATGAAGATCATTGGTATTACCGGTACTAACGGCAAGACAACAGTAGCCACATTAACCTACCAAATACTCCAGCAACTAAATGTAACCCCTGCCCTCTTGGGGACTACGGGGAAATGGGTAGGAGGCCAAACAATGGATAGCAATCTCACCACTTCCGATCCGGTGGAGCTGGCCAAAGATATGCAGCAGGCAAAGGAAGCTGGCGCCACGCATTTGATAATGGAAGTTTCCTCGCACGCGCTTGATCAACAGCGGGTAAACGGTATTGATTTTGATATCGCTGCTTTTACGAATCTAAGCCATGATCATCTCGATTACCACCAAGATCTGAACAATTATGCACAAGCCAAGGCCAAGCTTTTTATCTCATTAAATCCGCAAGCTAAAGCCATCATCAACGGTGATGATGAGTACGCCATTCATATGATCGAAGAATGCCAGGCTGAAATTATTCGCTTTAGCTTCAATAAAGCTCTGGAGGTAGAATGCCAGGTATTGTCCAACAACACGGAAGGCCTTGTTATCCGCATAGGGAAAATACTTATTGAAAGCTCTTTGATGGGTACTTTTAATGCTTATAACATAACGGAAGCTTTCCTGATATGTCGATCATTTGGCTTTAAGAAAGAAGCCATTGCCGAAGCACTTGGCAAAGCTAATGGAGCACCGGGACGACTTGAACGACTCCCGCGTAAGGAAAAAACTCAGCCCTTGGTTTTAGTAGACTATGCTCACACTCCCGACGCATTAGAAAATGTACTTCGTACGCTGAGCGATATTAAAACCGAGCAGGAAACTCTCCACGTAGTATTCGGATGCGGAGGAAATCGGGATCATTCAAAGCGACCTAAAATGGCCGCCATTGCAGAAAAATATGCCAACAAAGTAATCCTGACTTCTGACAATCCCCGGGACGAAGATCCGGATGCTATTATTGAGGAAGTTTTAAGTGGATTTAAAAATCCGGAAAATATTGAGCGCATCACCGATCGGCGTAAAGCAATTGTCAAAGCTGTAACGAACGCTGACAAAGATGCTATTATCCTGATAGCTGGCAAGGGACATGAAACCTACCAGGAAGTAAAAGGAGAACGACATCACTTTGATGACAAAGAAATTGCTCTTGATGCATTAGACAACCGTAAGTCGAACGCTAAAAATACGGGGGGCTAA
- the murG gene encoding undecaprenyldiphospho-muramoylpentapeptide beta-N-acetylglucosaminyltransferase produces the protein MHNNFSTDVSSHDGPDSAVIGTINVLIAAGGTGGHVYPAIAIADALQEEYEDIEILFVGTKNHMEWEAVPRAGYDITDIWISGFHRRWTLKNLLFPVKLGTSLFQSLSILRNFNPDVVISCGGYAAGPVCWVAAQMGIPVVIQEQNSFPGVTNRLLGKKAELVFTAFKDARKFFPKETTVIEAGNPTRKSLSNVDPLKARKEFGFEPEHPVLLVLGGSGGAKKINKAMSEHIATLHDDMELQIIWQCGSRYYDRLRENIQPKKFKNLLLTDFLYNMPEAYAAADLVVSRAGALSCSELALTGSASILVPSPNVAGDHQTKNAQSMVKEGAAKLVKDENLNNTLTDLVNRLITDRNRLKEMQQAALKLARPDAAKNIAKEILKLTTKKI, from the coding sequence ATGCATAATAACTTTTCAACGGATGTATCATCACACGACGGACCAGACTCCGCTGTTATAGGTACGATCAACGTACTTATAGCAGCAGGAGGTACTGGTGGTCATGTGTATCCTGCTATTGCCATAGCAGATGCGCTGCAGGAAGAGTATGAAGATATTGAAATCCTTTTTGTGGGAACTAAAAACCACATGGAGTGGGAAGCTGTGCCCCGCGCCGGCTACGATATTACCGATATTTGGATTAGCGGTTTTCACAGGAGATGGACGCTTAAAAATTTGCTTTTCCCTGTGAAACTGGGCACAAGCCTCTTTCAGAGCCTAAGTATCCTGAGAAACTTTAATCCTGATGTAGTGATATCCTGCGGAGGTTATGCGGCAGGCCCCGTCTGCTGGGTGGCGGCCCAAATGGGCATTCCCGTAGTTATACAGGAACAAAACAGCTTTCCCGGCGTCACTAATCGCCTGCTTGGTAAAAAAGCAGAACTTGTTTTTACAGCTTTTAAGGATGCCAGAAAGTTTTTCCCGAAAGAAACCACCGTTATAGAAGCGGGGAACCCCACAAGAAAATCGCTTTCTAACGTGGATCCGCTGAAGGCACGAAAAGAATTCGGATTCGAACCGGAACATCCGGTACTCTTGGTTTTAGGTGGCAGCGGTGGAGCTAAAAAAATTAATAAGGCAATGTCCGAACATATTGCAACACTCCATGACGATATGGAACTACAAATTATTTGGCAATGCGGCAGCCGTTACTATGACCGGCTGCGAGAGAATATTCAACCCAAGAAATTTAAAAATCTGCTGCTTACAGATTTTCTATATAACATGCCGGAAGCTTATGCAGCAGCCGACTTAGTTGTTAGTCGGGCCGGAGCTTTATCGTGCTCGGAGCTGGCCCTAACCGGAAGCGCTAGTATATTGGTCCCTTCGCCTAATGTGGCCGGCGACCATCAAACAAAAAATGCACAGTCAATGGTAAAGGAAGGAGCTGCGAAATTGGTCAAAGATGAAAATCTCAATAATACCCTCACTGATTTGGTAAATCGTTTAATAACGGATCGAAACCGACTTAAAGAAATGCAGCAAGCAGCACTCAAACTGGCAAGGCCGGATGCCGCTAAAAATATTGCTAAAGAAATCTTAAAACTGACAACAAAAAAAATATAA
- the murD gene encoding UDP-N-acetylmuramoyl-L-alanine--D-glutamate ligase, giving the protein MIDVTDKHIVVIGAARSGFAAAVLLQQKGASVFVTDHGTITPSIKRQLENHNIPFEEKGHTKQAQKGDFAVLSPGVPTEATVVQYYLESGKKVFSEIETASWFTDASITAVTGSNGKTTVTSWLDHTWSLGNISHETAGNIGYAFSEAVTTDAVDDILLEVSSFQLDHIDTFKPHISIILNITPDHLDRYNQDFSSYAASKFRITENQSADDWFIYNYEDSTIRKHVESLKKKERHPKLLAFSDQQEIVNGNGAFVRNQNIILKFNQQEEVLMPTTDVKLSGKHNLNNGLATALAARASEIKSDVIRESLSTFEGVEHRLEQVRTVNGVSYVNDSKATNINAVWYALDSFNVPLTLIMGGRDKGNDYSELVDQIRNKVHTIIAIGEAKPLIEEQLKTVVPHFKTAENMNEAVRTAKQGAKRGEAVLLSPACSSFDMYDNYKHRGNEFKKAVNRL; this is encoded by the coding sequence ATGATAGATGTAACTGACAAACATATCGTTGTGATAGGAGCTGCCCGCAGTGGCTTTGCTGCTGCCGTTTTATTGCAGCAGAAAGGGGCATCGGTATTCGTGACCGACCATGGTACGATTACTCCTTCAATCAAAAGGCAGCTGGAGAATCATAATATCCCTTTTGAAGAAAAAGGTCATACTAAACAGGCCCAAAAAGGAGATTTCGCGGTATTAAGTCCGGGCGTACCTACAGAAGCGACAGTCGTGCAATATTACCTCGAGTCCGGCAAAAAAGTATTTTCTGAAATAGAAACCGCCAGCTGGTTTACTGATGCGTCCATTACCGCAGTAACCGGGAGTAATGGCAAAACAACCGTTACCAGCTGGCTAGACCACACCTGGTCGTTGGGTAATATTAGCCATGAAACAGCCGGGAATATCGGTTATGCCTTTTCAGAGGCGGTGACCACCGATGCGGTAGATGACATTCTGCTGGAGGTCAGCAGTTTTCAGCTTGATCATATTGATACTTTCAAGCCGCATATCAGCATAATACTAAACATTACTCCTGATCATCTGGATCGCTACAATCAGGATTTCTCTAGTTATGCGGCCTCAAAATTTCGCATTACAGAGAATCAATCAGCTGATGACTGGTTTATCTACAATTATGAAGATTCAACAATCAGGAAGCATGTTGAATCCCTTAAAAAAAAAGAACGTCATCCAAAACTGTTGGCCTTTTCCGATCAACAGGAAATCGTCAATGGAAATGGAGCTTTTGTTCGAAATCAAAATATAATTCTAAAATTCAATCAACAGGAAGAGGTTCTAATGCCTACAACTGATGTAAAGCTTTCTGGTAAACATAATTTAAATAACGGCCTCGCTACGGCACTGGCCGCGCGGGCATCTGAAATTAAAAGTGATGTTATTCGCGAAAGCCTGAGCACATTCGAAGGAGTTGAACATCGATTGGAACAAGTGCGAACTGTCAACGGTGTCAGCTATGTCAATGACAGCAAGGCGACAAACATCAATGCGGTATGGTATGCACTGGATAGCTTTAACGTGCCTTTAACACTAATTATGGGCGGAAGAGACAAAGGAAATGATTACAGCGAACTTGTGGATCAAATCCGTAATAAGGTACATACAATTATAGCGATTGGAGAAGCGAAACCTCTGATTGAAGAGCAACTTAAAACGGTCGTTCCTCATTTTAAAACAGCTGAAAATATGAATGAAGCCGTCAGAACGGCAAAGCAGGGAGCCAAGCGCGGAGAAGCCGTATTATTGAGCCCCGCCTGCTCCTCGTTTGATATGTATGACAACTATAAACACCGTGGCAACGAATTTAAAAAAGCAGTAAATCGACTTTAG
- the ftsA gene encoding cell division protein FtsA gives MEEKEDRIVVGLDIGTTKVCAIVASIDPQDRIHILGVGRAPSEGLNRGVVVNIDKTVNAIQTAIEQAQLASGIEVNSVNVGIAGDHIRSMRSKGVITINNRDNEITVDDVERLLEDCQQIMLPTDQEIIHVIPQEFVVDGQDGISDPVGMSGMRMEAEVHIITGLVSAAKNIYRCVERAGYQVADIILEPLASSYAVLDEEEKEAGVVLVDIGGGTTDVAIFRDNTIRHTAVIAIAGKKVTDDIRMGLSVLEDQAEKLKRNHGEAYIDLIEEDEAITVPGIAGRPPKEITKSILGKIIQARMEEILEIVAIEVKRSGYADSLSAGVVLSGGGSLIKNVCPLANEVLGMDAKIGKPIGLSGGLTEEVNNPIYATGVGLVMHAIKTGSGPQNEAIIPSSTKGSSVEKVMERLADRMKSWFKEL, from the coding sequence ATGGAAGAAAAAGAAGACAGAATTGTTGTTGGATTAGATATAGGCACTACCAAAGTATGTGCAATCGTGGCCTCTATTGATCCCCAGGATCGCATTCATATTCTGGGTGTGGGACGAGCTCCCAGCGAGGGACTTAATCGCGGGGTAGTCGTCAATATTGACAAAACGGTTAACGCTATTCAAACAGCCATTGAACAGGCTCAATTGGCTTCCGGAATTGAAGTCAATTCGGTTAATGTCGGCATTGCCGGCGACCATATCCGTAGCATGCGTAGCAAGGGCGTTATTACCATTAACAACCGGGATAATGAAATTACGGTGGATGATGTCGAACGACTGCTCGAAGACTGCCAGCAAATCATGCTTCCTACCGATCAGGAGATTATTCATGTAATCCCCCAGGAATTTGTAGTAGACGGGCAGGATGGCATCAGCGATCCGGTAGGCATGAGCGGTATGCGCATGGAGGCGGAAGTCCACATCATTACGGGACTGGTTTCCGCTGCTAAAAATATCTATCGCTGTGTAGAACGCGCGGGGTACCAAGTTGCAGATATTATTTTGGAACCTCTGGCCTCTTCTTATGCCGTGCTAGATGAAGAAGAGAAAGAAGCGGGTGTGGTACTGGTGGATATTGGCGGAGGAACAACAGACGTAGCGATCTTCCGTGATAATACCATCCGACATACCGCTGTCATAGCAATCGCCGGCAAAAAAGTCACCGACGATATCCGGATGGGATTGAGTGTGCTCGAAGATCAGGCGGAAAAGTTGAAGCGCAATCATGGTGAAGCTTATATCGATCTTATTGAAGAAGACGAAGCCATTACCGTTCCCGGCATTGCGGGACGTCCTCCCAAAGAAATTACCAAAAGTATTCTGGGCAAGATAATACAGGCTCGAATGGAAGAGATCCTGGAAATTGTGGCCATTGAAGTAAAACGAAGTGGTTATGCCGATTCTCTCAGTGCTGGCGTGGTACTGAGCGGCGGCGGATCACTCATCAAAAATGTATGTCCCCTGGCCAATGAAGTATTGGGGATGGATGCAAAAATTGGAAAACCTATAGGGCTCAGCGGGGGACTTACTGAAGAAGTAAACAACCCCATTTACGCAACCGGTGTGGGGCTTGTTATGCACGCCATCAAAACCGGTAGCGGACCTCAAAATGAGGCAATCATACCTTCTTCTACCAAAGGATCGAGTGTAGAAAAGGTCATGGAACGACTAGCTGACAGAATGAAAAGCTGGTTTAAAGAACTTTAA
- a CDS encoding cell division protein FtsQ/DivIB yields the protein MSKKNSHNEEHSTQKRNNPLPWVGGAILILGLAISAGFYWSSMMTVQEVRFEDHKLVSEEKLREVEVPTGISPDSLNVMNIITQFEEIPYVERAAVDVEPNGNITIRISERQPIAMLVDGNQEMYIDKEGTLLPFTLGETVDVPLLYGFRSKSPGDTLKQSQFKAAADFLTELQNRPVSNATISEVAWTDNGIVALTNDNGVKVTFGKDSFGTRLRNWEAFYGEVIKQKGMEQMRSIDLRFEGQIVTREQ from the coding sequence ATGAGCAAAAAAAATTCACATAACGAGGAGCACTCAACCCAAAAGAGAAATAATCCTCTCCCTTGGGTAGGTGGGGCTATACTGATACTCGGACTTGCCATATCCGCAGGCTTCTACTGGAGCTCTATGATGACGGTTCAGGAAGTCCGTTTTGAAGACCATAAACTGGTATCGGAGGAAAAACTGCGTGAAGTAGAAGTACCTACCGGAATCAGTCCCGATAGCCTGAATGTGATGAATATTATCACCCAGTTTGAAGAAATCCCTTACGTAGAAAGAGCGGCTGTAGACGTAGAGCCTAATGGAAATATCACTATACGGATTTCAGAGCGGCAACCCATCGCCATGCTGGTTGACGGCAATCAAGAAATGTATATCGATAAGGAAGGCACACTGCTTCCATTTACTCTGGGAGAAACAGTGGATGTTCCACTGCTCTACGGTTTCAGGAGCAAATCTCCGGGAGATACGTTGAAACAATCGCAATTTAAAGCTGCCGCAGATTTTCTCACGGAACTTCAAAACAGACCCGTTAGTAATGCCACCATTAGTGAAGTGGCATGGACCGATAATGGTATTGTTGCACTAACAAATGATAATGGAGTAAAAGTAACCTTTGGAAAAGATAGCTTCGGCACCCGGCTTCGAAACTGGGAAGCCTTTTACGGCGAAGTCATCAAACAGAAAGGAATGGAACAAATGCGATCAATTGACCTAAGGTTTGAGGGACAGATCGTAACGCGTGAACAATGA
- a CDS encoding FtsW/RodA/SpoVE family cell cycle protein has translation MLYTTPNKSISSIMGTGPDEMDTPTQGSDRILLVSVIILMIFGTLAVYSAIAYFAESNQTTAGSLVFGHIIKLGIAFLAMLFISKINYHAVAKFSRLAVITSWILLIIVAISGNEVFGARRYLDIGGFSFQPSSFATVALLIHLAVLIDNKQDYIKDFKRTFLPLMVWVIITCVLIGIEDFSSAAILLGISMLVMFVGRVSVLQLGTLVIIGLLGSSILIWQSPERQSRIDQYVEQIVEINSEEFNVGSGYQAQQAHMAIAQGEIFGVGIGKSTQRDFLPAPYNDFIFAIIAEEYGIVGSAAVLLIFGVILFRGIAKISKNAPDVLGVLMATGCTLTIVLYGFVNAGVASGLLPVTGLPMPFVSYGGSSTLFAGIMIGILMNISKHSSAKKAVFYA, from the coding sequence ATGCTATACACTACGCCAAATAAAAGTATTTCCTCAATCATGGGCACTGGTCCTGATGAGATGGATACTCCTACCCAGGGTAGCGATCGTATCCTTCTTGTATCGGTAATCATCCTAATGATTTTTGGTACGCTCGCAGTGTATTCAGCAATCGCCTATTTTGCGGAAAGCAATCAAACAACGGCCGGCAGCCTGGTATTCGGACATATCATTAAACTAGGTATTGCTTTCCTCGCAATGCTGTTTATCTCAAAAATAAATTATCATGCTGTTGCCAAATTCAGCCGCCTGGCTGTAATCACCAGCTGGATATTGCTAATTATCGTTGCCATATCCGGTAATGAGGTTTTTGGGGCCAGGCGATATCTGGATATCGGCGGATTCTCATTCCAGCCGTCATCTTTTGCGACCGTTGCACTACTTATTCATTTGGCAGTGCTGATCGATAACAAACAGGATTACATCAAAGACTTTAAACGAACTTTCTTACCCCTGATGGTTTGGGTAATCATCACCTGCGTACTGATCGGTATAGAGGATTTCAGCAGCGCTGCTATCCTTTTAGGTATTTCAATGCTCGTGATGTTTGTCGGACGAGTAAGCGTGTTACAGCTTGGTACCCTGGTTATCATCGGACTGCTGGGTTCATCTATCCTAATTTGGCAATCACCAGAGCGCCAGAGCCGCATCGATCAGTATGTTGAGCAAATTGTAGAAATAAACAGCGAGGAATTTAATGTGGGAAGCGGGTACCAGGCCCAACAGGCACATATGGCTATTGCCCAGGGCGAAATTTTCGGGGTTGGTATCGGTAAAAGTACCCAGCGGGATTTTCTCCCCGCCCCTTATAACGATTTTATTTTTGCGATTATCGCCGAAGAATATGGCATTGTCGGCTCAGCAGCCGTACTCCTTATTTTCGGAGTTATACTTTTCCGGGGCATTGCCAAAATAAGTAAGAATGCACCCGATGTATTGGGGGTACTCATGGCAACAGGTTGTACACTCACAATTGTACTATATGGATTTGTAAATGCCGGTGTTGCCAGTGGGTTACTTCCGGTCACGGGACTGCCTATGCCTTTTGTAAGCTATGGCGGAAGCAGTACCCTTTTTGCAGGTATCATGATTGGCATCTTAATGAATATTTCAAAACACAGTAGCGCTAAAAAAGCCGTGTTCTATGCATAA
- the mraY gene encoding phospho-N-acetylmuramoyl-pentapeptide-transferase — MLYELISWLEINYEPPGFGAFEFITTRAAIAAAMALFISIMIGRQIIKWLEHMQLREVIREDIGLDNHLGKAHTPTMGGLIILLAILIPALLWMPMDSIYTWMIILVTLILGVVGFVDDYIKVVKKDKSGLSGRLKVAGQITVGLLLGCTLYFWPEFQDFNTLSTVPFLKSVNIDYAILGEALGWVIYIPMVVFVITAVSNATNLTDGLDGLAAGTSAIAGLILGIFAYVSGRTDFSSFLNIMYLPGSGELTIFCASLVGGCMGFLWYNTHPASVFMGDTGSLALGGAFGALGLMLHKELLLPIVCGIFFIETISVIIQTTYFKYTRRKYGEGRRVFLMTPIHHHFEKKGWPESKIVVRFWIIAVLLGILSLLTLKLR; from the coding sequence ATGTTATACGAACTCATCAGCTGGCTGGAAATTAATTACGAACCCCCTGGATTTGGGGCCTTTGAGTTTATTACTACACGAGCGGCTATCGCTGCGGCTATGGCGTTGTTTATCAGCATCATGATTGGAAGACAAATCATCAAATGGCTGGAGCACATGCAACTTCGCGAAGTTATTCGAGAGGATATCGGACTCGATAATCACCTTGGCAAAGCACACACACCCACCATGGGGGGACTTATTATCCTGTTAGCGATTTTGATTCCCGCCCTGTTATGGATGCCTATGGATAGTATTTATACCTGGATGATTATTCTGGTCACCTTAATCCTGGGCGTAGTAGGCTTTGTTGATGATTATATAAAAGTAGTTAAGAAAGATAAGTCGGGTTTAAGCGGCCGCCTTAAAGTAGCCGGTCAGATTACAGTAGGTCTTCTTTTGGGATGTACACTCTATTTCTGGCCGGAATTTCAGGATTTCAATACACTAAGCACCGTCCCTTTTCTTAAAAGCGTAAATATTGATTACGCTATTCTGGGAGAAGCACTTGGTTGGGTCATCTACATACCTATGGTTGTATTTGTGATAACGGCTGTAAGCAATGCAACAAACCTAACTGATGGCCTTGATGGACTTGCTGCCGGTACTTCTGCCATAGCGGGACTTATTCTAGGAATTTTTGCATACGTATCCGGTCGAACAGACTTTTCCAGCTTTCTGAATATTATGTATCTACCCGGTTCTGGAGAACTGACCATTTTTTGTGCTTCACTTGTGGGAGGATGCATGGGCTTTCTTTGGTATAACACGCACCCTGCCTCCGTATTCATGGGGGATACTGGATCGTTGGCCCTCGGGGGCGCTTTTGGTGCCCTTGGTCTCATGCTCCATAAAGAACTTTTACTGCCGATTGTTTGCGGCATCTTTTTTATCGAAACGATATCAGTCATCATCCAAACAACCTATTTCAAATATACGCGGCGAAAATACGGAGAAGGGCGCCGGGTTTTTCTGATGACCCCAATCCATCACCATTTTGAGAAAAAGGGATGGCCGGAATCAAAAATTGTAGTTCGCTTTTGGATCATTGCCGTTCTCCTTGGAATTCTAAGCCTCTTAACCCTAAAACTGCGATGA